TTCCAGGAAAGCTGGACCTACCTGTCCCTGACCATTCTTGACTTGCCCAACCTGGACCCACAGTTCCTCAACGAGCCCTACTCCGGCTCTGTGCCTGAGAACTGTGACCTGGTAAGGAGACCACCTGCCCCAGCGGCACGTCCCTACCCCCGGCCCTCCCTGGGAGCTCTGACAACCTAGGCTGTCTGGGTCATGAGGCATGGGGGTGGCTGGAGGCGTCATGGGTCCTGTCCTGATGGCTGCGTCCCCACAGGGCACCACTGTGCTGACCGTCACCGCCATGGACAGAGACACGGGGGTGAATGATGAAATCTCCTACAGCATTGCCAGTGAGTGAGGGGGCAGGGTGggatgggtgtgggggggtgatcAGGCAGCAAAGGGCACTATGGGGACTGGTATTGGGCTCTCAGGTGCTGCCAGTGGGAGAGAGGGCCAGGCCTGCATTTTCCAGTGGCTGCAGCTGGTTCCTGCTGTCCCCTTGCCCTAGATGCCAGCATCCCCTTTGCTATTGATCCTAAGACGGGCACCATCACTGTGAGTGAGCCCCTGGACCGTGAGCAGCTGCCAAGTGAGAAGGTGCTGCTGGAAGTCAAGGTGAGTAGGAGGCAGCAAGGGGAacctcatcctcttcctctcctcgGGCCCCTCTGACCCACTCTCTCCTCCTGCTCAGGCACGTGAGGAGAACATGGACATCCATGGCAAGGTGGCCCAGGCTAGCACCCTCGTGACAGTCCTGGTGACTGATGTCAATGACAACAAGCCCCAGTTCTAccactgctcccttcccagctgcaaCTTCTCCACCAGTGCCCAGAACAACTTCAGGGGCAGCATCATAGAGCATTCCTCCTCCAGACTGCCCGTGTCCAACCTCAGCATCGTCGCACACGACCCGGACGAGGTGGGAGCTTGTCCAGGGGGCTGGGCTGGAGTGCAGGCACCTGTCCTGGTTGCACCACCCACCCTCACTCTTGTGCATCTCCCCCTGGCAGGGCATCAACAGCAGCTATGAGCTGCACCTGCAGGGTCTGAATGCCAGTGCCTTCACTGTCTCCCCACCAAAGATTGCGGGCACAGGGGAGGTCCAGCTCTTGGTGCAAAACCCAGCCGCTGTGGACTACGAGATAAGCCATGTCATGATGGTGCAGGTTCGCtgtggggacagtccctgctccCTGCGTATGCTGGGGCACAGGGGTGACACAGCTTTTCTCCTGCAGGGTTCAACAGCCAAAGCAGAACGttgctctgccctggcagcttGTTTGGtgcagggaagctgggctggAATGTGACAGGTCTCTTTCTCATGTTTGGGGACCTGTGTGAGACACTGTCCCTTCTCCGTTCTGCAGATCATTGCTAATGACACAGGGAACCCCACGGACTGCTGCTCCACGGCCACTGTAACCATCGATCTCATTGACAGCAACGACCACATCCCTGAGTTCCCTCAGAGCACCTACAGCCTGAGCGTGATGGAGAACTGCCCCGATGGCACCATCATCGCCCCAAACATCACGGTCAGGCGCTGGGCAGGGAGTGGGCACAGCTTATGTCCCCCAAGCAGGGCGCTGGGCATGGCTGACGCTGCTGGTGCAGCTTGCGTTGAAGGCACTGGTCTCTGTGCACGCAGGAAGGAGACGGTGCCAGCAGGCAAACAGGGTGTGGGACCCTGTGCCCATCAGGGCCACATTTTTGGGGTGCTCAGTGCCAGCAGCCGGTGCCCCAGACTCATCACTGCCCTGGGGGCTGAGGTGGATTGACCAAACGCTTCTTTCTGTTCTAGGCCTATGACCCGGACAGCGGTGTCCTGGGTGAGATCACCTACCAGCTGCTGCCCGAGACCATGTATGTAGGGGCCCAGCCAGGCACGACCGGGGCGTTGTCCTGCTGAGGGGACTCCAGGCCTGAGCCCTGGTGACATCTCCATGTGTGCCATAGCCATACAATCTTCACGGTGAATGCCACGACTGGGACAGTGCTGGTGCAGAATGGGAGCTTGCTGGACCGTGAGACTCGCTCCATCTATTACGCCAACCTCCAGGCCAAGGATGGGGGCAACCTGGTGGGCACCACTGTGCTGGAGATCACCGTGCTGGATGCCAACGACATGGTGCCCATCGTCACCGGCTCCTACTTCATCTCGGTGGAAGAGGGGCAGAACATCAGTACGCAGATCCGGGTATGCACCAATGGAGGTGGAGGGGGCGACAAGGGGTTGTCAGAGAGGAACAGGGACTGTCCCTGAGGTGCCGGACGGCCCCATTCCAACCCATGACCTTTTCAGGCCATTGACAACGATGAGCCTGGCAGCCCAAACAGCAACTTGGGCTTCAGGATCCTACCAGGACCGTTCAGCGAAAACTTCACCATCAACGAGACCACAGGTGAGATGCACAGCAAGGAGCCACTGGACCGTGAGGCCTTGGAAGATGAGCAGGGTCGGATGGTGGTGACAGTGTTGGTGTACGACCACGGTGTACCACAGCTCAACACCTCGGCGAACGTCACCATCACTGTGGGGGTGAGCCCTGGGCACAAGTGGGGACGCACCGGGGCAGGCAGTGGCTTGGAGCTGGGATGCAAGGGCAAGGACGGGACCTGGGATCCCTGGCCGCAGCTGGCTTTCTGTGGGGGCAGAGGGAATAGTTGatgcagggaggcagaagagggttTGTGTGCCTCCTGCCTGTGGAATGGCAGGTGTCCACactcctgtccccagcctgctctggggGACCCTGTTTCCTGGAGCAGCTACAACCATGGACTTCATCTCCTGCAGGACTTAAACGACAACGCACCCGTGTTCCTCAATCAGTCCTATGAGTTCTCAGTCTTTGAAGACTCCCCAGGTAGAAGCCACGTGGCCAGACTGGTGGGACCAGCGGTGTTACGGAGTCAGTGCCCACTGGCCACTGATTATCTGTCTCCACCTGCAGGGTCCTTTGTGGGTCAGGTGCAGGCCACAGACGCTGACCGGACGGAGATCAATTACCGCATTTCCTTCCTACTTCAGAGGGGCAGCGGCTCCAGCAACTTCTTGATCCGCTCGTCCCAGCTGGGGCTAGGGCACTATGGTGGGCAGCTGTCTGTGGACCCCGACATGTCCCTGGACTACGACTCCATGCAGCAGAAGTTCTTCTCCTTGGTGGTGCAGGCAGAGAACACGGCAGCAGACGTGGGGGACACTGCCGATGTCTCGGTCGTGGTCCACATCCTAGATGTCAATGACGAGCCCCCCAGTGTCCTGCTTCCCTCTCCAGACAACGTACACGTGAGCGAGAACAACACGCGGCAGGGTCTGGTCCTCACACTGGTCGCCTCTGACGCAGACACCAACCACTCGCTGGTCTTTGAGGAGCTGGAGGTTGCCTGCTTCAAGGGGGCGATCAGCGCTGGGGAGGTGTGCTGGGACTGGTTCGTGCTGGCACCCAATGGCTCGGTGCTGGTGAACAGCTCGGACATTGACTACGAGCTGTGCGACGTGGTGGAGCTCACACTGCGGGCTGAAGACCTGTACACCGAGAAGGGCAACCGCTACAGCCAGAACGGTACAGAACGcgctccctgctcctgccgctGCCACTGGAACCTGCCTTTCCCGCctcccaggaggagctgtgcggagcagggcaggagctgggcagttTGGCGATGGATGGAGGGTGTCCCCAGCTCTTTTGGTCCCTGACACAGGGACCTGAGCCTGCTGGGAGGACGGGACTCCCAGGGGAAGCAAAggagggtgctgcagggctgctctatTGGTGACCGACAGTCTGCTTTTGGGGCTTTTGCAGAAACCCTGAGGATCCTCATCACCGATGTGAATGACAACGCGCCACTCTTCCTGCCCATCTCGGAGACCTTtggtgagcagccagggctggtgcATCCTCTGAGCTTCTTTGCACTCACGCGTGCTCTGCCACGCTCCCTGACAGTGAGGACCTTCCTCCAGCCAGGACGGGGCTGTGGGAGTGCAGGGGCCAGGCTGGGGTTACTGGATGCTTTCCATGAAGGCTGTGGGGTCAAGAGCAGCAGTGGGGGGGGGATGTCCAGAGCTGCGCTGAGCCCTGGGGCTGTGCGGGCATGGGGTCTGCAGCAAGCACACCAGCGTGAccatgctgtctgtctgtccccggCAGTGGTTGTCCCTGAAGTCTCTCCTGTGGGCCTGCAAGTGGCTACGGTGAAGGTGAGGAACTGTGTGTGTGCTTCCGTCAGTCTGCAGAGCCAGGCTCACCTGTCCCTGCCGTGGGCAGGTGGTGGCCATTCCCATCCGTGTTCCTGCCACGCTTTGTCCCCCCAGGCCACAGACGCTGACTCGGGGTTGGCAGGAACCATCACCTTCTCCGTTGCCAGTGTGGTGCTCGTGGAGGACAACGGGGCCAGCCAGCTCTTAGACAGTCTCTTCAATGTGGATGCAATGAAAGAGGGGGACACCTACGTCGGGACCATCCGGTGAGGGCGCGGGTCTGGGCCAGAGTGGGGAGAACgtggctcagctcctgcctgccacaaggcagaggtgcaggcagggccagGACAGGCTGGCAAGGGGACAAGGCTGTCCTGGGGTCCTGCGCTGGGCATGGTGTCAGGGTGGAGCCTGGGGGATGGCAGTGCCCTCCCGGGGATGTCCCATGGGTTCGCTGTTGTCCCCGTCCTCGCAGGGTGGCCAGCAACCTCGATAGCTCGCTGAAGGGGCAGTACCAGCTGACGGTGGAGGCTCGGGACGGAGGCCTACCAGTGCACACAGCACAGACCGTGCTGAATGTGAgtgtcacccctgtcccccccgtccgGGGATGCCCCGCACTCTGCCCAGCCCCGCTCACCCCTGCTCTCCCCGCGCAGATCTTCGCAGTGGATCAGAGCTACCGCGTTCACCTCCAGTTCATGGAAACGGTGGATAAAGTCCAGACTAACTCCGAACGTATCAAAGCGTAAGGGACGCAGGGCTGGGCTTGGGGGGGTGCATGGCTCTGCAGCGGGCAACACAAGCATGCAGGCCAGGACCCACCGACCATGTCTCCCAACTTCGTGGACCGTGAAGGGGACCAAGGCAGGCAGGTCCCCACCgcagctggaggctgcagggCGTCCAGCTGCTCCCCGTGCCTGTGAGCAGAGTGGCAGCACGCCTGGCccagcctccctccatccctcctgttCCTAGGGCCCTGACCACCGCGACCAAGGCAGGGGTCTACGTGGCAGCCATCCGGAGCACAGAGGACACCCGTGCCCCCCAGTGAGTGAAGCCATgcaggtggtggggaaggggatgtgGCGGTGGCGTTGGAAGGGGTCTTCCTGGGGCAGGGCACTGTGCCCTGCGCCCCGCTCACCCCATCTCTTTGTTCCCGCAGGGTGGAAGCCAAGTCGGTGATGGAGGCGTACTTCGTCTACAGCAATGGCACTGCCCTGGACGTCAACCAGCTGAGCGTGTGCGCGCCAGGGTGGGGGCCATGCACGGCCAGCACCACGCACCCGAACTGGCCCAGCAGCTCACCCCTCCGCTTTCCTTGGCAGGCTCATACAGTCCGACCCGCAGATCCTGGCTGAGCTGGTCAACCTGGGCCTGGCCGTCATCGTGAGTGGGGCTGGGCAAGGGACACAGGGAGAGGGCAACAGCCCCGTGTGGGGCTGGAGAGGACGTCCGCTGGCCGGGGCTGTGCCCTCATCCTTCCTCTATGCCAGGGCCCCGGGGAGGTGGTAAAGCCCACCAGGGAGACGGAGCTGATCGGCATCATCGCGGGGCTGGCGGCGTTCCTGCTCATCTTCATCCTCATCGTGACCCTGGTCTTGGTTCTCACCACCAAGAGGTACTGCACTGCCCACACTCCCTCCTgccgccccccaccacccccatcctCACTGGCACCCCCAGACCCATCCCTATCCTCCGTcccgctcctgccctccccatcccacagcctgGTTCCCCTCTGCCCCTCTCACCCACCCTGTCCCTGGGCTTTGCAGCTACAAGAGGAAGCTGAGTGCGATGAAGGCTCTGAAGGCGGCCACGACGTTCAGCcctgccatggtgcagcagggagctggcatCCCTGGAACAAACCAGTACAATGCAGAGGGGTGAGTGGCGGGGCTCCCtgaagcaggaggggagagccCAAGCTGTCCCCacacccaggggctgcagggcttgcCGTCACAACCCTCCTGCCTGGGGAACACGGCTGCCCTGGGctgaccccgcagccccacgggatggtCACTCACCTGCCACCCATCCCTGGCCAGGGCCAACCCCATGCTGAACCTCTCGATCGATCCCTCCCATGACCTGGGCTTCCACGAGGACTCCGTCTCTGTGGCCAGGTGAGCTCTGCAGGCAGGTCCTGAAGGCCATGGGGCCATCACCCTGCGTTCCTGCTCCGCCAGTGCCTGGGCCTTCTTCTACCCCCCACCCTTCACTTTCCACAGCATGAATTCCCTGGATGAAAACACAGTAAACGCACCTGGAGACAACAACCCTGGGGACAAGGTGAGTGTGCAAAGAGCTGCTGGTGCCCAGCAGGGTGTCCTGCCACTGCACCCCGCAGCCCCTCCTCTCTGCTGTGGTGCCCAGGCCCCGGGATCCCTCATgtcccttcctctccatccccttgACAGCCCCTAGGGAAGGACGGGAGCGTCCCCGTCCTTCATCTCTGTCCCCATCTCCTCTGACCAcgctctcctcctgcagcagggccAAGTGCAGCTGACGGACCCCAGTGACGAGGAGGTGCTGGTGGCCGCCCTGAATGGGAAGGAGCCCACCAAAATGGCATACATCAacaccaccttcaccaccaccgACTTGTGAGCGGGCGTGCACAGCGCAGCGGGGCCAGAGCCGGACTCGGGCAGCTGCTTCGGTGATGTTGTGTTCAGAGGCTGGCAATAAACCTGTCCCACGGTGGTCACGGTGTCCTGTGGACATCAGCCCATTGCCTTGGGAGGCTCAGCCAGCTTGGAGTCACCTCTCCTGGCGCGAGGTGCTTGTTTCAGGCAAGGCTGGTGCCAGAGGGGAGGTGAATGCCACCACAGGGCTTGGCCTGGCTTCTTGTCCCCAGGACGCTTCCCTGGGCTGCCCCACTGTCCCCCGGCCCCACTCAGCCCCAGGGGAAGGAGGTGCAGGCAGCCCTGCGCAGAGGTTTGTGCAAGGTTTTATTACCCAACATCCACGGTGACAGGTTGGTCCtcccccccgcttccctccccccccccccccgcccccaaaaaaaagaaacaaagggaaaaaaagaagaaagtaggTGATGAAGCCGCAGCGCTGCTGTGCCGCAGCTCTGCAGCGTGGGCCTGGAGGTGGGggacagcccagggcagggggcatTGCCCTGGGGCTCCTGGTCATCCCCGTGTGGCCGTGGCACTGCTCCCGCAGCCCAAGGCACTGAGCAGAGCTGGTTCCTGGCAAGCGCCATGGCACAGAGCGGGCACTGGCCGCAGCTGCCAGCTGGCGTTTCAGCGAGCCCTTCACAAAGCCCCCCCGGGACAAGAGACAGCCCCGCAGGGCCAAAACAAGCCCAGGATGTGCAATGGGGCTAGGGGGGGCAAGACTCACCCCTTAAAGAGGGGAAGCGGCTGCACTGGTGCCCCCTGGCACTTGGAGCCCACCTGCACCTCTGCCTGGAGGGGACGGTGCAGCTCCCCAAGCACCCCCCATTTGCAGCCTCCTGCCCATCAGGCGCTGGGCACAGGTCTGGGCCCCCCCTCGCTGCGGCACTGGGGGGTCGGTGCTCCGCACCgggccaggctggaggggccAGGTCCTGCGTCTCCGTGCGATGCTGAGGAGCTGCCAGCCACAGGGATGCTCACCCGGTCACGGGGATGCTCGCCCCACCTGCACGCCGACCCCGCGCTCCCGATGCTCTCCAGCCCGGCGGGGCACAGGCAACATAGGAAAAGTGTTTGAAAAGAGGGTCACGGCCCCGCAGGCCactggggaggaggtggctccAGGCAGGACGCGCACAGCTGAAAGTGTCTCTTAAAAAGCTCCAAAAATGCAAACACGGTTCAATAaaagcccccctccccccccggccctgtaAAACCCCAGCTGTAAAAAGTGGCAGCGCTTTGCAGCGGGCGCATCAACGGCTGCTGTCGGAGGAGAGCAGCCAGCGGGGCCGGAGGGACCCGCACGGGGACAAGCGcccatgtccccagcacatgGGTCCTCTCTGGCTGGATGGTCCAGGGGCAGGGCAGGCTTCAtccccactgccagccctggCGAGGACGTGCCCTGGTCTCTGGTGGCCGCCCCCaggcagggggagctgggggccatggggacagacTCCCCAGGTGCCTCCAGCCACGGTGACAGGGACGAGCGGCTCTCCACCACAGGTGTGGTTGGCCCCAGGCTCTCTCATTTGAGATCTGTCCCGGTGCCCCGCGTGGCCATGTCCTCCCAGCTCCGGGGCACCCACGGCACGGCGGTGGGGCAGAGAGAACAGGGCTGTGGTGGCCATGGGCTGGTCGGAGCGTGGCTGAGCCCTGGGCCAGCGAAGCGGTGGCAGAGCGATGCACCAGCATCTTTCCAGCACGGGAAGCGACGCTGCTGCCTAGGGTACAAGCCAGGCCAAAGCTCGGGGGAGCCAGCAGTGACGTGCCCGTGCCCACCCGAGCCATCCCCAGACCTGTGCCACAAGCAGGAGACGCCAGGGAGCAGCCACCTCCGGCTGGAAGGAGCCACGTGCTTCCTCGTGCTGAAAAAAGCCACCAAGCACAGAGACCAGCCTCATGTCCCGGGGCACCTCCAGGGGCCAGGCTGGCGGGGGGACCCCGGGGTGGCAGAGGGACCCCCAGCGAAGGAGATGTCTTGCCCCAGCGTGCAGTGCTCCATCACCACCTGCCCCGGCCCCAGGAGCCCCGCACGCTGGCAGCAGGCGTCTCGGGacccctccccgcttcccccccgagaagccccatggcacccccccCTCCGCCAGCGTGGGCAGCGGCTCACTCCATGGCGGGGCCGGCGCGGGAGCAGCACCGGGGCCGCCGGACGTTTTGCAGCAGAGCCCGAAAGATGCTGGGCTGCCTCTTGGTCTCGCCTTTGCGGGGGGCTCCCTTGACGGAGCCGGTGCgggtgctctgggggggggtcaccACCTGCCGCCCGTGCTCCTCGATCTGCTTCTCCAGGTGCttctggatggccatgcccagcaCTTCCACCTCCATGGAGGCCCCATACACCTCCCACGTCATCCCCTTCTCGTCCCAGCTCACCTCCCGGATGGGCTCCGGAGCCTCCTCCACCACTGTCCCCTTCACGTGCACCTCCGGGTACGAGGCCTGCGGGGACTTGGCCACCGGCGTCATGGGCCCAGTGGCCACCGAGCGGGTCTCCACGGGCATGGACACCTGCATCTCCGCATCCTTCTTGGAGGGCTCCGGGCGTGGGGGGGCAGCGGAGCCCGGCTCTCTCTTGgggaaggtgaaggcagcagccccGCCTGGGGGGCTCATGGGGCTCAAGGCCACCGACACCAGGGACGCTCGGCTGTCCACTTGCGTCCCCATGTCCTGCGTCCCAGCGTCCTGCGGTGGGGTCACCTCGAAGGAGTAGGACTCGCAGAGCAGCTTGGCTGTCCGGGgctgctggctgctcccagcaTCCGCACCCCAGGCTGGGCgcccctcggctctgccctggcccagggcGGCGGGGCTCGCCCCTGCCTCGCTTCGGCCCCCGCTCCCCACAGTGCCGGTGCCCGGGGGGTCTGCCGTGCCCCCCTGGGGGTGCTTGGGAGCCTCACTGCCCCTCAGCTGGGGCGCAGCGCCCATGGAcgtcccagtgccaccctggggctgctcctggcttggAAGCTCAGCTGCTCCGGTGCCTGCAGCGGGCTCCATGAACGCCACGTGTTTGGCAGGAGCCAGCGCGCTCCCCACGTCCTTGCTGGGCGCCTTGAGGCAGGGCTcgggcaggggggacacgggggctgtGTTATCCTTCTGGGCGCCGGGGACCCCCATCTCCGCAGGACCACAGGCAGTGGCAGCGCCACTTGGTCCCCCACAGCTCCCCGTCGCTGTCGCCAGGCTTGGCTCCGCGCCGGTGTCCGGGAGAAGCGTGCTGGGAGCTGATCCCGTCGGCGACGGCACCTTCTTCTCTGCCGCTGAGCCAGCCGTGGTGCCCTGGGCCTCCGGCTCAGCCACGCAGCAGGTCCTCATGGCACGGCCCCCCGCAGCACAGCCGGAGCCAGGCAGGCACTCGCCCGCCGGCGGGCAGCCAGGGGAGCTGGCGCCGGGCTCGCAGGCGTCCTCGGCCCCGGCCTGGCggctcagcagctgcagcccctcAGGCTCCTTAGCGCTGCCCATGCCCGGGGAGGGCTTCTCCCATGCTAGTCCTGCCACGGGTCTGCAAGAGAGAGGATGGGGCAGTGAGGGGGGAGCAGCAtgcagacccccagcccccctcagcTGCCAACTGTTTTTCTCCATGCCACCCATGACAACAGGTTGGGCGGCCACCTGGAGCACCCACCGTCCTCGGCACAGCCTGTGTGGTGGCACCCCACGGGAAGGGAGGAACGGTGTCGGCTGCCTACCGTAAAAGCCAGCCTTGCCCCCCAGCACGGCCGGACTGGGAGCGGGATccaggtgctgctgcagctgccaaaGCAGGGGGATGTGGCGCAGGCACCCCTGCGGAGAGAGCGGCAGCTGGAGCGTGGCCCCTGGCACCCGGTTGAGAGCCTgggggggctcagcatcccccccagACTGCGGGGAGCTGGGTGCAGCGTGGGGTGAGAGCGAGCTAgcctgggggctgagggggggctgcATGGCACGGCAGGCGTGTGGGGCAGCCTGAGCCGTTCCCTCTGCTGACTGGGACCAGCGTCCCCAGAACTGGGAGTGACATCTGTCCCCCGGCCACGGGAACCCCCAGCTCAGCGCCTACACCCCATGTCGAGGGTGCACCAAGCTCCGGCCATGCTGTGCAGAGCCGGCCACAGGCGGGCACCCCGGCACAGCAGGGGGGGGACAGCCTGGTGTCACCCGACTGGCCCCAAACGCAGCCCTGcggggcagccctgcagcaggaacACGGTGGAAAGCCCCCAGCTGTCCGGGAGCCCCCCAGCTCCGTCAGCGCGTCCCTCTGGAGCTGGGAGCGCACGTGTCCGGCAGCCGTGGGGCACCCCACGCCTCTGGCCACGGCCGCTCGTGGGTCCCGGAGACGGCAGAGCCGAGCAGACGCGGCTGGAGCCGAGCGAGTCTCCCCCGGCCGAGGCAGCACCGGGGCCCCGGAGGGCAATGACACCCCCACGCAGCACCCCGCTCCCGGGTGGGGTGCCGCCCTGCACCCTCTGTCCCGAGTGGGGGGGCCGTGGTCGCCCTGCCCGTCCCGGGACTGGGCGCGCTGCCCCGGTACCGCCGCTGCCCGGGGGAGCTGGGAGCCTCCGGCACACGCGTGTTCGCGGACGCGCGGGCAAAAACACGCGTGTGCACACGCACAGGCACGTGCACAGGcacggacacgcgtgtgcacacgcACAGGCACGCACACGCCCGGCACATGGCGGCGGGCACACCCGCACGCGTGTGCGCGCCCCCATCCCGGTTCACCGGGACGAGCCCCGGACAAAGCCgccccccgcggcagccccggaCGCGGGGGGACACCGACCCCCCGACAccgaccccggccccgccgcctgtCCTGaggcccgccgccccccccccgcaacc
This is a stretch of genomic DNA from Larus michahellis chromosome 11, bLarMic1.1, whole genome shotgun sequence. It encodes these proteins:
- the CDHR2 gene encoding cadherin-related family member 2 isoform X3 codes for the protein MAWRLLVLVPFLLTAVSGNTAPFFNMTVVYVPEDLELGQYAFQLQATDLDGDKLTYSIGETFYFSVNSQTGNVTLRNYLDRETLPRFTVAVSVFDGVNEPVSRQLTVIVEDRNDNAPVFQGLPYQASIPENMTLNSTVFTVFANDSDTGDASKVSYSIREVIPDSKNNLWLFYILPNGKVVLNGSLDYARNTFYQLKIFAKDGGGLLHNKLVFQESWTYLSLTILDLPNLDPQFLNEPYSGSVPENCDLGTTVLTVTAMDRDTGVNDEISYSIANASIPFAIDPKTGTITVSEPLDREQLPSEKVLLEVKAREENMDIHGKVAQASTLVTVLVTDVNDNKPQFYHCSLPSCNFSTSAQNNFRGSIIEHSSSRLPVSNLSIVAHDPDEGINSSYELHLQGLNASAFTVSPPKIAGTGEVQLLVQNPAAVDYEISHVMMVQIIANDTGNPTDCCSTATVTIDLIDSNDHIPEFPQSTYSLSVMENCPDGTIIAPNITAYDPDSGVLGEITYQLLPETIHTIFTVNATTGTVLVQNGSLLDRETRSIYYANLQAKDGGNLVGTTVLEITVLDANDMVPIVTGSYFISVEEGQNISTQIRAIDNDEPGSPNSNLGFRILPGPFSENFTINETTGEMHSKEPLDREALEDEQGRMVVTVLVYDHGVPQLNTSANVTITVGDLNDNAPVFLNQSYEFSVFEDSPGSFVGQVQATDADRTEINYRISFLLQRGSGSSNFLIRSSQLGLGHYGGQLSVDPDMSLDYDSMQQKFFSLVVQAENTAADVGDTADVSVVVHILDVNDEPPSVLLPSPDNVHVSENNTRQGLVLTLVASDADTNHSLVFEELEVACFKGAISAGEVCWDWFVLAPNGSVLVNSSDIDYELCDVVELTLRAEDLYTEKGNRYSQNETLRILITDVNDNAPLFLPISETFVVVPEVSPVGLQVATVKATDADSGLAGTITFSVASVVLVEDNGASQLLDSLFNVDAMKEGDTYVGTIRVASNLDSSLKGQYQLTVEARDGGLPVHTAQTVLNIFAVDQSYRVHLQFMETVDKVQTNSERIKAALTTATKAGVYVAAIRSTEDTRAPQVEAKSVMEAYFVYSNGTALDVNQLSAHTVRPADPG
- the CDHR2 gene encoding cadherin-related family member 2 isoform X2 translates to MAWRLLVLVPFLLTAVSGNTAPFFNMTVVYVPEDLELGQYAFQLQATDLDGDKLTYSIGETFYFSVNSQTGNVTLRNYLDRETLPRFTVAVSVFDGVNEPVSRQLTVIVEDRNDNAPVFQGLPYQASIPENMTLNSTVFTVFANDSDTGDASKVSYSIREVIPDSKNNLWLFYILPNGKVVLNGSLDYARNTFYQLKIFAKDGGGLLHNKLVFQESWTYLSLTILDLPNLDPQFLNEPYSGSVPENCDLGTTVLTVTAMDRDTGVNDEISYSIANASIPFAIDPKTGTITVSEPLDREQLPSEKVLLEVKAREENMDIHGKVAQASTLVTVLVTDVNDNKPQFYHCSLPSCNFSTSAQNNFRGSIIEHSSSRLPVSNLSIVAHDPDEGINSSYELHLQGLNASAFTVSPPKIAGTGEVQLLVQNPAAVDYEISHVMMVQIIANDTGNPTDCCSTATVTIDLIDSNDHIPEFPQSTYSLSVMENCPDGTIIAPNITAYDPDSGVLGEITYQLLPETIHTIFTVNATTGTVLVQNGSLLDRETRSIYYANLQAKDGGNLVGTTVLEITVLDANDMVPIVTGSYFISVEEGQNISTQIRAIDNDEPGSPNSNLGFRILPGPFSENFTINETTGEMHSKEPLDREALEDEQGRMVVTVLVYDHGVPQLNTSANVTITVGDLNDNAPVFLNQSYEFSVFEDSPGSFVGQVQATDADRTEINYRISFLLQRGSGSSNFLIRSSQLGLGHYGGQLSVDPDMSLDYDSMQQKFFSLVVQAENTAADVGDTADVSVVVHILDVNDEPPSVLLPSPDNVHVSENNTRQGLVLTLVASDADTNHSLVFEELEVACFKGAISAGEVCWDWFVLAPNGSVLVNSSDIDYELCDVVELTLRAEDLYTEKGNRYSQNETLRILITDVNDNAPLFLPISETFVVVPEVSPVGLQVATVKATDADSGLAGTITFSVASVVLVEDNGASQLLDSLFNVDAMKEGDTYVGTIRVASNLDSSLKGQYQLTVEARDGGLPVHTAQTVLNIFAVDQSYRVHLQFMETVDKVQTNSERIKAALTTATKAGVYVAAIRSTEDTRAPQVEAKSVMEAYFVYSNGTALDVNQLSVLIQSDPQILAELVNLGLAVIGPGEVVKPTRETELIGIIAGLAAFLLIFILIVTLVLVLTTKSYKRKLSAMKALKAATTFSPAMVQQGAGIPGTNQYNAEGANPMLNLSIDPSHDLGFHEDSVSVASMNSLDENTVNAPGDNNPGDKGQVQLTDPSDEEVLVAALNGKEPTKMAYINTTFTTTDL
- the CDHR2 gene encoding cadherin-related family member 2 isoform X1 → MAWRLLVLVPFLLTAVSGNTAPFFNMTVVYVPEDLELGQYAFQLQATDLDGDKLTYSIGETFYFSVNSQTGNVTLRNYLDRETLPRFTVAVSVFDGVNEPVSRQLTVIVEDRNDNAPVFQGLPYQASIPENMTLNSTVFTVFANDSDTGDASKVSYSIREVIPDSKNNLWLFYILPNGKVVLNGSLDYARNTFYQLKIFAKDGGGLLHNKLVFQESWTYLSLTILDLPNLDPQFLNEPYSGSVPENCDLGTTVLTVTAMDRDTGVNDEISYSIANASIPFAIDPKTGTITVSEPLDREQLPSEKVLLEVKAREENMDIHGKVAQASTLVTVLVTDVNDNKPQFYHCSLPSCNFSTSAQNNFRGSIIEHSSSRLPVSNLSIVAHDPDEGINSSYELHLQGLNASAFTVSPPKIAGTGEVQLLVQNPAAVDYEISHVMMVQIIANDTGNPTDCCSTATVTIDLIDSNDHIPEFPQSTYSLSVMENCPDGTIIAPNITAYDPDSGVLGEITYQLLPETIHTIFTVNATTGTVLVQNGSLLDRETRSIYYANLQAKDGGNLVGTTVLEITVLDANDMVPIVTGSYFISVEEGQNISTQIRAIDNDEPGSPNSNLGFRILPGPFSENFTINETTGEMHSKEPLDREALEDEQGRMVVTVLVYDHGVPQLNTSANVTITVGDLNDNAPVFLNQSYEFSVFEDSPGSFVGQVQATDADRTEINYRISFLLQRGSGSSNFLIRSSQLGLGHYGGQLSVDPDMSLDYDSMQQKFFSLVVQAENTAADVGDTADVSVVVHILDVNDEPPSVLLPSPDNVHVSENNTRQGLVLTLVASDADTNHSLVFEELEVACFKGAISAGEVCWDWFVLAPNGSVLVNSSDIDYELCDVVELTLRAEDLYTEKGNRYSQNETLRILITDVNDNAPLFLPISETFVVVPEVSPVGLQVATVKATDADSGLAGTITFSVASVVLVEDNGASQLLDSLFNVDAMKEGDTYVGTIRVASNLDSSLKGQYQLTVEARDGGLPVHTAQTVLNIFAVDQSYRVHLQFMETVDKVQTNSERIKAALTTATKAGVYVAAIRSTEDTRAPQVEAKSVMEAYFVYSNGTALDVNQLSVLIQSDPQILAELVNLGLAVIGPGEVVKPTRETELIGIIAGLAAFLLIFILIVTLVLVLTTKSYKRKLSAMKALKAATTFSPAMVQQGAGIPGTNQYNAEGANPMLNLSIDPSHDLGFHEDSVSVASMNSLDENTVNAPGDNNPGDKQGQVQLTDPSDEEVLVAALNGKEPTKMAYINTTFTTTDL